The following are encoded together in the Juglans microcarpa x Juglans regia isolate MS1-56 chromosome 2D, Jm3101_v1.0, whole genome shotgun sequence genome:
- the LOC121249580 gene encoding LOW QUALITY PROTEIN: proline-rich receptor-like protein kinase PERK8 (The sequence of the model RefSeq protein was modified relative to this genomic sequence to represent the inferred CDS: inserted 1 base in 1 codon; deleted 2 bases in 1 codon) → MASTTPSADSPTSSVTSPPPPSSPSPSNSSTSPPPTESRPNQTPATPPPSTPXPQSPPPAVSAAPPPSTPASPPPPAASAPPPTSPPPPPPPSPPTTSPRPPASPPPSASPPATSPPPPDFSPPPPPPSEGSSSPQASPTPPVPSPPPPKSSPSSSPPPPANVPAPPSSDSPPPPVAKSPTNSPPSPIHTPPPSKAAPPTPDTALASPPPPVTSPSPPLISSPASPSNSSAAGSPSKSTAPSSITHVTENERSTNTGGSSTVGSVAIGIVVGVLVISLLVMAVWFLQKRKKRRTGRNVGHPMHSPFASSQNSDSLFLKPYSPAPLVGNDSVGEFVYTPSEPSGVGNSRSWFTYEELFNATNGFSAQNLLGEGGFGCVFKGVLADGKEVAVKQLKIGGGQGEREFRAEVEIIGRIHHRHLVSLVGYCISEHQRLLVYEYVPNDTLHYHLHGEDRPIMDWATRLKVAAGAARGLAYLHEDCHPRIIHRDIKSSNILLDSNFEARVADFGLAKLALDSNTHVTTRVMGTFGYMAPEYATSGKLTEKSDVYSFGVVLLELITGRKPVDASQPLGDESLVEWARPLLAQALEDEEFEGLVDPRLEKNYVGNEMFRMIEAAAACVRHSAARRPRMSLVVRALESLDELSDLTNGMKPGQSELFDPAQQSAQIRMFQRMAFGSQEYSSEFFNQTESSWRSGEHG, encoded by the exons ATGGCTTCAACAACCCCTTCTGCGGATTCACCAACGTCCTCTGtaacctcaccaccaccaccttcttCCCCTTCTCCATCAAATTCTTCAACTTCCCCGCCTCCTACAGAATCCAGGCCTAATCAGACTCCTGCCACCCCGCCACCTTCAACCC CCCCTCAGTCTCCTCCACCAGCAGTCTCTGCGGCTCCTCCTCCATCGACGCCAGCTTCACCCCCACCGCCAGCAGCATCAGCTCCCCCTCcaacctcaccaccaccacctccaccaccttcCCCACCAACAACCTCACCACGACCTCCAGCTTCACCCCCACCATCTGCCTCTCCTCCAGCAACTTCGCCACCCCCTCCAGATTTTtcaccaccgccaccaccaccatctgAAGGTTCTTCTTCTCCCCAAGCCTCTCCTACGCCTCCAGTGCCATCCCCACCTCCCCCCAAG TCGTCGCCTTCTTCATCTCCACCACCTCCTGCCAATGTCCCGGCACCGCCTTCTTCCGATTCTCCGCCTCCACCAGTGGCAAAGTCACCAACGaattctcctccctctcctatACATACACCTCCTCCATCTAAAGCTGCCCCTCCTACCCCAGATACGGCATTGGCATCACCTCCTCCTCCAGTTACCTCTCCTTCACCTCCTCTGATTTCTTCTCCTGCTTCTCCAAGTAATTCCTCTGCTGCTGGAAGTCCCAGTAAGTCAACTGCACCTTCTTCTATTACTCATGtaacagaaaatgaaagatCTACAAATACAGGTGGGTCAAGCACGGTAGGATCTGTGGCAATTGGCATCGTAGTTGGGGTCCTAGTAATTAGTCTTCTTGTGATGGCCGTGTGGTTCTTACAGAAACGCAAGAAAAGGAGAACTGGAAGGAATGTAGGCCACCCCATGCATTCTCCATTTGCCTCCTCCCAGAATTCAG ATTCATTATTTCTGAAGCCCTATTCTCCAGCTCCCCTAGTCGGAAATGACTCCGTTGGAGAGTTTGTGTATACACCATCAGAGCCAAGCGGTGTAGGCAATTCACGGTCATGGTTCACTTATGAAGAATTATTCAATGCCACAAATGGGTTCTCAGCACAGAACCTTCTGGGTGAAGGTGGATTTGGTTGTGTTTTCAAAGGTGTCTTGGCAGATGGAAAAGAGGTAGCTGTTAAACAGCTAAAAATTGGTGGTGGACAGGGAGAGCGTGAATTCAGAGCAGAAGTTGAGATAATTGGTAGAATACACCATCGTCATTTGGTCTCCCTAGTGGGCTACTGTATATCAGAGCATCAAAGATTACTTGTCTACGAATACGTCCCAAATGACACTCTTCATTATCACCTTCATG gTGAGGACAGGCCCATTATGGATTGGGCAACCCGACTGAAGGTTGCTGCTGGTGCAGCTCGTGGACTTGCTTACCTACACGAAGact gCCATCCCCGCATCATTCACAGGGatattaaatcatcaaacatcCTTCTTGATAGCAACTTTGAAGCTCGG GTTGCAGATTTTGGGCTTGCAAAGTTAGCATTGGATTCAAATACTCATGTAACCACACGTGTTATGGGAACCTTTGG TTACATGGCTCCAGAATATGCAACAAGTGGCAAGTTGACTGAAAAGTCTGATGTTTATTCCTTTGGGGTTGTGCTTTTGGAGCTGATTACGGGTCGCAAGCCAGTGGATGCCTCTCAGCCATTGGGTGATGAGAGTCTAGTTGAATGG GCTCGTCCATTGCTTGCTCAAGCACTTGAAGATGAAGAGTTTGAAGGGTTGGTAGATCCAAGGCTGGAAAAGAACTATGTTGGAAATGAAATGTTTCGGATGATTGAGGCAGCTGCAGCTTGTGTGCGTCATTCAGCTGCAAGAAGGCCAAGAATGAGTCTG GTGGTGAGAGCATTAGAGTCTTTGGATGAACTTTCAGATCTCACCAATGGAATGAAACCTGGCCAAAGTGAACTATTTGATCCAGCGCAACAATCTGCACAAATTAGGATGTTTCAAAGAATGGCATTTGGTAGCCAGGAATACAGTTCTGAGTTCTTCAATCAAACAGAGAGTAGCTGGAGGAGTGGAGAGCATGGATAG